A segment of the Leclercia adecarboxylata genome:
TGATAGTAAGGCACCACAACCCCTTTCTCCCTAAGCCCTTCAGCAACCCTCAGCAAAGAGGCAGGCTGAATCAGCGGCAGGTCCGCAGGCAGAATCAACCACCCCGACGCCTCAGAAGTCGCCTGGACCCCAAGCGAAATCGACTCGCCCATGCCACCCGTGCCGCCCTCGGGCCTGACAAGATGCCAGGGCAGGTGCGCGGCTTCCACCGCCTCAATCACATGCGCCAGCACGGTTTGACCGCCCAACAGCGCATCCAGCTTATGGCTTTCGCCTCCCGAGGCGAGAAAGCGTTCGCCGCGTCCGGCGGCGAGAATAATCACGACCGGCGAGGGCATTAACGATCG
Coding sequences within it:
- a CDS encoding NTP transferase domain-containing protein yields the protein MPSPVVIILAAGRGERFLASGGESHKLDALLGGQTVLAHVIEAVEAAHLPWHLVRPEGGTGGMGESISLGVQATSEASGWLILPADLPLIQPASLLRVAEGLREKGVVVPYYQQQAGHPVGFRREYGEALLALKGDVGAKEIVMDARRRGDVGDVWLSDIGITYDIDTLADLRTAQEIRYVISSVPD